One genomic segment of uncultured Ilyobacter sp. includes these proteins:
- a CDS encoding FtsW/RodA/SpoVE family cell cycle protein, whose protein sequence is MKIEKQSMYYEKMSIEKRLSMDNAIKKNKVRRLVIWICLGIFISMSLLNIVSASFYSATYSYRGGSSFQFLIKHFVWFIVALLTFVATNKIPYTFYKKKSIIKLSLYTSIILLLTILIGSKIAPKFVPVINGAIGWIRVGPFSVQPAEFLKIPYIIILAKLFETGEKKDFKSIEIVGNVLPIVGLFVILILMQGDLGTVIHYGVILLFMLFVSKIPGKIIAGFVGGASIIVMTSLAYVHYLINDTQGVGYRLKRVKSYLDGLLKGEYGNDVGYQVGQSLIAMGSGGLFGKGYANGVQKYSYLPEIHTDFILASIGEEWGFTGVLLIMTLFYTVFNLSMTTAIESKDYFAKYLVAGMASLVFTQLLINSFVVTGLMPVTGIPFPIFSYGGSSLITIFAALGIVLNVNKSNLVEKYGAY, encoded by the coding sequence ATGAAGATAGAAAAGCAAAGTATGTACTATGAAAAAATGTCTATAGAAAAAAGACTGAGCATGGATAATGCAATAAAAAAAAACAAGGTAAGAAGATTAGTAATATGGATATGTCTTGGAATTTTTATAAGTATGAGTCTTTTAAATATAGTGAGTGCCAGTTTTTATTCGGCAACATACAGTTACAGAGGCGGTTCATCCTTTCAGTTTTTAATAAAGCACTTTGTTTGGTTTATTGTTGCATTGCTGACATTTGTAGCTACCAATAAAATCCCCTATACCTTTTATAAAAAAAAATCCATAATAAAATTGTCACTTTACACATCTATAATCCTATTACTGACAATTTTGATAGGATCTAAAATTGCACCTAAATTTGTTCCCGTAATAAATGGAGCTATAGGGTGGATAAGAGTAGGGCCTTTTAGTGTTCAGCCGGCCGAATTTTTAAAAATCCCCTATATAATAATATTGGCAAAGTTATTTGAAACTGGAGAAAAAAAAGATTTTAAGAGTATTGAGATAGTAGGAAATGTTCTTCCAATAGTTGGTTTATTTGTTATTCTTATATTGATGCAAGGTGACTTAGGAACTGTAATTCATTATGGGGTTATACTATTATTTATGCTTTTTGTGTCTAAAATCCCTGGGAAAATAATAGCTGGTTTTGTAGGGGGGGCATCTATTATAGTGATGACATCCCTAGCCTATGTGCATTATCTTATTAATGATACTCAAGGAGTTGGTTACAGGCTAAAAAGGGTTAAGAGTTATTTAGATGGGCTTTTAAAAGGGGAATATGGCAATGATGTAGGCTATCAAGTTGGGCAGTCTTTGATAGCAATGGGAAGCGGAGGTTTATTTGGAAAGGGATACGCCAACGGAGTTCAGAAATATAGTTATCTTCCAGAAATACATACAGATTTTATATTAGCCTCGATAGGTGAGGAATGGGGATTTACAGGAGTCCTTTTAATAATGACTTTATTTTATACTGTATTTAACCTGTCTATGACAACAGCTATCGAATCAAAGGATTATTTTGCAAAGTACCTTGTAGCTGGAATGGCAAGTTTAGTCTTCACACAACTCTTGATTAATTCCTTTGTTGTGACGGGATTAATGCCAGTTACTGGAATACCTTTTCCAATATTCAGTTACGGGGGAAGTTCACTGATAACTATTTTTGCAGCTCTAGGAATAGTCTTAAATGTCAATAAGAGTAACCTTGTTGAAAAATACGGAGCTTATTAA
- a CDS encoding MetQ/NlpA family ABC transporter substrate-binding protein, with amino-acid sequence MRKTTFLGIFILFFSILNANFLFFNNDQSKKTLRIGVVTNSNLEILKFIKNKFKDEEFELEIIEYSDYIQSNSDLLEGIIDVNYSQNRDILNLYNIEHNTNIVSYGEVYFEKMGIYSKKYKSIKEFKNIVIAIPNIESNKIRALKLLESTGLISLTKEYQIVENPRNISFLEISPKYLLRVMDQADAIVANGNEILQRRGAALESALYLEEYDKRYINVLAGKYKSKKRKQIKRLYELLKSNEVKNMIGKKYKGIII; translated from the coding sequence ATGAGAAAAACAACTTTTTTAGGAATTTTTATTTTATTTTTTAGTATTTTAAATGCAAATTTTTTATTCTTTAATAATGATCAAAGTAAAAAAACTCTCAGAATAGGGGTTGTTACTAACTCTAATTTAGAAATTCTAAAATTTATAAAGAATAAGTTTAAAGACGAAGAATTTGAACTTGAGATCATAGAATATTCAGATTATATTCAATCTAATTCTGACCTTTTAGAGGGAATTATAGACGTTAATTATTCACAAAACAGAGATATTTTGAACTTATATAATATTGAACATAATACAAATATTGTCTCCTATGGAGAGGTATATTTTGAAAAAATGGGAATATACTCAAAAAAATATAAAAGTATAAAAGAATTTAAAAATATTGTCATCGCAATTCCAAATATTGAGAGCAACAAGATCAGAGCACTCAAGCTCCTAGAGAGTACTGGACTCATAAGCTTAACAAAAGAATATCAAATTGTTGAAAATCCAAGAAATATAAGTTTTTTAGAAATAAGTCCAAAATATTTATTGAGGGTAATGGATCAGGCTGATGCAATAGTTGCAAATGGAAACGAAATTCTTCAAAGACGAGGTGCAGCTTTGGAAAGTGCTCTTTATTTGGAAGAGTACGACAAAAGATACATCAATGTCCTTGCAGGAAAATATAAAAGTAAGAAAAGAAAACAGATAAAAAGACTTTATGAACTACTGAAATCTAACGAAGTTAAAAATATGATTGGTAAAAAATATAAAGGAATTATTATTTGA
- the asnS gene encoding asparagine--tRNA ligase, which produces MEKTLVKKLYRETESFLGKEVVISGWVKKIRSQKNFGFIEINDGSFFKGIQVVFESELHNFEEISKASISSTLVIKGKLVESQGKGQSIELLATEVEIFQKADLDFPLQNKRHSFEFLRTIAHLRPRTNTFSAVFRVRSVLAYAIHKFFQESGFVYVHTPIITGADCEGAGEMFRVTTLDLENIPRTEDGSIDESKDFFGKETNLTVSGQLNVETYCAAFRNVYTFGPTFRAENSNTSRHASEFWMIEPEIAFGDLGVNMELAEAMVKYVIKYVMDECPEEMEFFNNFIEKGLFEKLNNVLNNDFGRITYTEAIDLLEKCEKKFDFPVKWGIDLQSEHERYLAEEHFKKPIFVTDYPKGIKAFYMKMNEDDKTVRAMDLLAPGIGEIIGGSQREDNLSLLEKRMDEMKLDKEDYTFYTDLRRYGSFPHSGFGLGFERMMMYITGMTNIRDVIPFPRTPKSAEF; this is translated from the coding sequence ATGGAAAAAACTTTAGTAAAAAAATTGTATAGAGAAACTGAGAGTTTTCTAGGAAAAGAAGTTGTTATCTCAGGATGGGTAAAAAAGATCAGATCACAAAAGAACTTCGGATTTATTGAAATAAATGATGGGTCTTTTTTCAAAGGGATTCAGGTGGTATTTGAAAGTGAGCTTCACAACTTTGAAGAGATCTCAAAAGCTTCAATTTCTTCGACTCTTGTAATCAAAGGTAAACTTGTAGAATCTCAGGGTAAGGGGCAGTCAATAGAGCTGCTTGCAACTGAAGTTGAAATATTTCAAAAGGCAGACCTTGATTTTCCGCTTCAAAATAAAAGACACTCTTTTGAATTCTTAAGGACTATTGCTCATCTTAGACCTAGGACAAATACATTTTCAGCAGTTTTTAGAGTAAGATCGGTTTTAGCCTACGCAATTCATAAGTTTTTTCAAGAAAGTGGTTTTGTCTATGTGCATACTCCAATAATAACAGGAGCAGATTGTGAAGGTGCAGGTGAGATGTTCAGAGTTACGACTTTAGACCTAGAAAATATTCCTAGAACTGAAGATGGCTCTATAGATGAATCAAAAGATTTTTTTGGGAAGGAAACCAACCTTACCGTAAGCGGACAATTAAATGTAGAAACTTATTGTGCAGCCTTTAGAAATGTATATACTTTCGGACCTACTTTTAGAGCCGAAAACTCAAACACTTCAAGACATGCTTCTGAATTCTGGATGATTGAGCCTGAGATTGCTTTTGGAGACCTAGGAGTAAATATGGAGCTTGCAGAGGCGATGGTAAAATATGTTATCAAATATGTTATGGATGAATGCCCAGAAGAGATGGAATTTTTCAATAACTTCATTGAAAAAGGTTTATTTGAAAAATTAAATAATGTATTAAATAACGATTTTGGTAGAATTACTTATACAGAGGCAATAGATCTTCTCGAAAAATGTGAAAAGAAATTTGATTTCCCAGTAAAGTGGGGAATAGATCTTCAGAGTGAACATGAGAGATATCTAGCTGAAGAACACTTTAAAAAGCCGATATTTGTAACAGATTATCCAAAGGGCATAAAAGCTTTTTACATGAAGATGAACGAGGACGACAAAACTGTAAGGGCAATGGATCTTTTGGCTCCGGGTATAGGGGAGATAATAGGTGGTTCTCAAAGAGAAGATAACCTGTCTCTTCTAGAGAAAAGAATGGATGAAATGAAACTTGATAAAGAGGATTACACTTTTTATACAGATTTAAGAAGATATGGAAGTTTTCCTCATTCGGGATTTGGTCTAGGGTTTGAAAGAATGATGATGTACATAACAGGAATGACTAATATAAGAGACGTAATTCCTTTCCCTAGAACACCTAAAAGTGCGGAATTTTAG
- the asnB gene encoding asparagine synthase B, whose product MCGIMYYSGKDAELLGFEKSFDRIVYRGPDSTEILKDKGVWGFHRLSIMDLSNSGMQPFMLDSSIAICNGEIYNFRKIKEDLQKKYKFHSESDCEVLIPLYKEMGTGMFEYLDAEYAMVMYDAKADEVIAARDPIGIRPLFYGYSKDTKEIAFSSEVKSLIDFCDDVAAFPPGHYYKGGEFVCYRDMTKYTKSIDGDLEEITDGIRERLEAGVIKRLDSDAPVGYLLSGGLDSSLVCAIAQRNLEKPLKTFAIGMEKDPIDLKYAKEVAEYLGTDHTEVSINEKDVLDNLRHVIYCLETWDITTIRASMGMYLVCKYIRENTNIKVLLTGEISDEIFGYKYTDFAPSGEEFQKEAEKRLREIYMYDVLRADRCISANSLEARVPFGDLEFVDYVMGINPEKKLNTYNKGKYLLRKAFEGRDYLPHDILYREKAAFSDAVGHSLVDCIKAFAEEKYSDEDLEKAKKKYTYGTPFTKESLLYRDTFEEFFPGKAELIKDFWMPNKEWEGCNVSDPSARVLSNYGASGK is encoded by the coding sequence ATGTGTGGAATTATGTATTATTCGGGGAAAGATGCAGAATTATTAGGGTTTGAAAAAAGTTTTGATAGAATCGTGTATAGGGGTCCGGACTCGACAGAGATATTAAAGGATAAAGGGGTATGGGGATTTCACAGGTTATCAATAATGGACCTCAGTAACAGTGGAATGCAACCTTTTATGTTAGATAGCAGCATTGCTATATGCAATGGAGAAATATACAACTTTAGAAAAATAAAAGAAGACCTTCAAAAAAAATATAAATTTCATTCAGAGAGTGACTGCGAAGTATTGATACCTCTATATAAAGAGATGGGCACAGGAATGTTTGAATACCTAGATGCAGAATATGCTATGGTTATGTATGATGCAAAAGCCGATGAAGTAATAGCAGCTAGAGATCCCATTGGAATAAGACCACTTTTTTACGGTTACTCCAAAGATACAAAAGAGATCGCTTTTTCAAGTGAGGTAAAGAGCCTGATTGACTTCTGTGATGACGTGGCCGCTTTTCCTCCTGGACATTATTATAAGGGTGGAGAGTTTGTATGCTACAGAGATATGACAAAGTATACTAAATCTATCGATGGAGACCTTGAAGAGATAACAGATGGAATAAGAGAAAGACTGGAAGCTGGAGTAATAAAAAGACTAGATTCTGATGCACCAGTTGGATATCTTCTAAGTGGAGGTTTGGATTCAAGTCTGGTTTGTGCAATAGCTCAGAGAAATCTTGAGAAACCTTTAAAAACTTTTGCCATCGGTATGGAGAAAGACCCTATCGATCTCAAATATGCTAAAGAGGTTGCAGAGTATCTAGGAACAGACCATACGGAAGTAAGTATTAATGAGAAAGATGTTTTGGACAACTTGAGGCATGTAATTTACTGTCTTGAAACTTGGGATATAACAACTATAAGAGCAAGTATGGGAATGTATCTGGTTTGCAAATATATAAGAGAAAACACAAATATCAAGGTTTTATTGACTGGTGAAATCAGTGATGAAATATTTGGATATAAATATACTGACTTTGCACCAAGCGGTGAGGAGTTTCAAAAAGAAGCAGAAAAAAGGCTCAGAGAGATCTATATGTATGATGTGCTGAGGGCGGACAGATGTATCTCTGCAAATTCGCTAGAGGCAAGAGTTCCTTTTGGAGACTTAGAATTTGTAGACTATGTAATGGGAATAAATCCTGAAAAAAAATTAAATACATACAACAAAGGTAAATACCTTCTTAGAAAGGCCTTTGAAGGCAGAGATTATCTTCCACATGACATTCTCTACAGAGAAAAAGCAGCTTTCAGTGATGCTGTAGGACACTCATTAGTTGACTGTATCAAGGCATTTGCTGAAGAGAAATATTCTGATGAAGATCTTGAAAAGGCGAAGAAAAAATATACTTACGGAACTCCGTTTACAAAGGAATCATTGTTATACAGAGATACCTTCGAAGAGTTTTTCCCTGGTAAAGCTGAGTTAATAAAAGACTTCTGGATGCCAAATAAAGAATGGGAAGGATGTAATGTCAGCGATCCTAGCGCAAGAGTACTGTCAAACTATGGTGCTAGTGGAAAGTAA
- a CDS encoding DUF896 domain-containing protein, translating into MDMKDIIKKVNYYAGESKKRELTEEEKMDRQKYRNLYLEKFKAQVKGHLDNIKIVDENEPKYKS; encoded by the coding sequence ATGGATATGAAAGATATTATAAAAAAAGTCAATTATTACGCCGGAGAATCAAAAAAAAGAGAATTGACAGAAGAGGAAAAAATGGACAGACAGAAGTACAGAAATCTGTACCTTGAAAAATTTAAAGCGCAGGTTAAAGGACACCTAGACAATATAAAAATAGTGGACGAAAACGAACCTAAGTACAAAAGTTAA